The DNA region AATTTATTATATAACTTTATTCTCAAGAGTTTGTATTTTTTTCTTATAGGGAATCCTATTGTTAATTAAAATAATACTTACGGCTATAATTATTAATCCAATAATATTTTGAATAGTAATCTTTTCTCTTAAAAAGAGAGCAGCCCATATAATGCCAAATACAGGAACTAAAAAAGTTACACTTAAGGTTTTTACTGCACCAACTTCTCTAATGAGATAAAAATATATTAGATAAGCAATAGAAGTGCAAAGTATACCTAATAAAATGACAGAAATAATTGCTCTAGAACTAGGTACTTGTTTAGGTAGAGTTAAAATACTAAAAGGTAACAATATTATTGTAGCAGCTAATTGTTGACCAAAAGCTAAATTTAGGGGAGGCACATTTTTAGATATCTTTAGAGAAGAATATACTCCTACAAATCCATAGGAAAATGCAGCTAATATAGACAAAAGAGCATATATCCATATATTGCTAACATGTGTACTTGTTAATCCAACAAGAACTATAACCCCTAAAAAACCTAAAATTAGACCAAGTACCTTTTTCATATTTAAATGTTCTTTGCTCCAAATTACTGAAACAATAGCCGTAAAGGTTGGTGTAGTTGCATTTAAGATTGCTGCTAATGATGCAGTTATATGTAATTCTGCAGTGCATATAAGGGCAAAGGGCAATGCTGCATTTAACAGACCTAAAATAAAATACTCCCTCCACATTTTTAAAAATGATATCTTACATTTATTTAAACAGCAGATAATTATCAAGGTGATTGCAGATATAAGAACTCTTAAATTTGTTGTAAAAATTGCTCCCATTTCAGGGGAACTGATTTTCATAAATAGAAAAGAGAAACCCCATAAGGCTGATAATAGAATTATTGCTAAAAAGTATTTAGTTTTCATTAGTAAATGCCTCCTTATTTTATCTATTACAATTATAATAGATATCTTTTTCAAAATCTTCTTTAATACTAATTTTTATTAAAAATAAATTATATATAAGTCACAATTAAAATTATACACGTAATCAATAATGACATATATTTTTTTTATTCATGCAAATATATTAAAGAAAACGATTATCAATATTGCATTAGAATCGTTCATAAAGCTAAGCATATAATGCTGTACAGCACATATTAATTAGGGTGTACGGTATTATCATTTATTCAATACAAAACTGATTTATAACAGTATAAAATAAAAATTAGGTTGACTTTTGAAATGTTAAATGTTAAAATTCTTCACGTAATGTTAAAACATCCGTATAATCTTGACAATATGGGTCAAGAGTTTCTACCAAGGTACCTTAAATCTTTGACTATGGATGAATCTAAGTTAATATTTTAAATTTTCTTTATAAGAAAATTTAAAATAAGATTCGTTAATGGATGTAATTATATATTCATAACGGGTTTTTTTGCTTTATTCTACATTTTATTTTTAAGGAGGAATGACTTTTGACAAACGGGGAAGAAACTCAAAACAAATCATTTTTGGAATCATATTTTAAATTGTCAGAGAACAAGACAAATCCAAGAACAGAGATTGTAGCAGGTATTACTACATTTATTACTATGGCTTATATTATATTTGTAAACCCAAGTATACTTAAGCTTACTGGAATGGATGCAAATGCAGTCTTTGTTGCAACTTGCATAGCGGCAGCTGTGGGAACTATTATAATGGCATTGTATGCTAATTTACCCTTTGCACAGGCTCCAGGTATGGGACTTAATGCATTCTTTACCTACACTGTATGTCTTACGCTGCATTATACATGGCAGCAGGCATTAGCAGCAGTCTTTATTTCAGGTGTATTATTTATAATAATTACATTAACTTCTATAAGAGAAAAGATAGTAGATGCACTACCTCAAACTTTAAAATTTGCTATCTCAGGTGGAATTGGTCTTTTTATTGCACTTATTGGACTTAAAAATGGTGGTATTATAGTCGCCAATGAAGCTACATTGGTAGGCTTTGGTAAACTTATTGAGCCAAGTGCCACCCTTACACTAATAGGTATTGTCATTACAGCAATACTTATGGCAAAAAAGGTTAAGGGTTCAATCTTAATAGGTATATTAGTTACAACAGTTATTGGTATACCTCTTAAAATAACTCACCCGGTACCAATTAGTCAGCTTGTGGGTCTTCCTCCAAGCATAGCACCTACATTTTTCAAAATGGATTTTGGTGGACTTCTTGGACTAGGTAAAGCAGGTGTTGTAGGAGCAATAGTCAGTGTATTAATGGTAGTTATAACAATTTGCTTGGTTGACTTATTTGATACTCTTGGAACTCTAGTTGGAACAGCACAAAAGGCAAATATGGTTGATGAAAATGGAAGAGTTAAAAATATGCCAAAGGCGCTTATATGTGATGCAGTAGCTACAACAGTAGGTTCAATATTTGGTACTAGTACTGTAGTAACTTATGTGGAATCTACTGCTGGAGTGGCAGAAGGTGGACGTACAGGGCTTACATCATTAGTAGTAGGAGTATTATTCTTGTTTGCTTTATTCTTCTCAGGTCTTGTAGGTATGGTTCCGGCACAGGCAACGGCTCCAGCACTTGTTATTGTAGGAGTTTTGATGCTGGGTTCAATTATAAAAATTAATTTCGAGGATTTTACTGAAGCATTTCCTGCATTTCTTACTATAGTAATTATGCCTTTTACTTATAGCATTGCTAATGGAATAGCTGCAGGCATAATATCTTATCCTATAGTAAAATTAGTTACTGGAAAGGGTAAGAAAGTACACCCATTGATTTATATATTAGCAGTAATATTTATAATAAGATTCTTAATATTACCAGAATAGAATTTCAGATTAAAAAAGTTGGGATATATATCCCAACTTTTTTTAATCTTCAAGCTCAATCAAATCTGTATTTGCAGCACCAGGAGGAACTATAGGCAGTACTTTTTCTTCCTTTAATATTTCACAATCAATTATTACAGGCTCATTTAAAGACAGAGCAGTTTCTAGTACTGCATCTATTTCATCATTTGAAGATATTTTAAAGGATTTTATTCCGTAAGCTGCTGCAAGTTTACAAAAATCTGGTGTGGAATCAAATACAGTTTGGGAAAAGTTTTTGTTATAAAACATATCCTGCCATTGATATACCATACCCAGTACATGATTATTTAAAACAAGCTGAATTACTGGAAGTTTATATTTTGCTAAAGTTGCCAGCTCATTGCAATTCATTCTAAAGCTGCCGTCTCCAGCTACATTTATTACTTTTTTATTACCACTGCCTATACAGGCACCTATAGCAGCACCAAGCCCAAAGCCCATGGTTCCAAGTCCACCAGAGGTAATAAAGCTTCTTGCATGCAAGAATTTAAAAAATTGTGCAGTCCACATCTGATTTTGACCAACCTCTGTGGTAACTATACAGTTTCCCTCTGTAAACTTATGCAATTTATCCAGTAAGATTTGAGGATTTACACTGGTATTTTTTTTATACATAAGTGGATGTGATTTTTTCCAAAGGTTAATTTGTTCCAGCCATTGAGACTCACATTTATTCTCTAAGGAAGATATTAAAGTTGTAAGCACGGTTTTCACGTCGCCTCTTATGGAAACGTCCTCTGGCAAATTTTTGCTGAACTCAGAAGCGTCAATATCTATATGAATTATTTTGGCATTTGGCACAAAAGAACTAACCTTGCCTGTAACTCTATCACTAAAACGTGAACCTATGGCAATAAGAAGATCACAATTGGAAAATGCATAGTTAGAGGTATAAGTTCCGTGCATACCTACCATGCCAAGAAACAATTGGTCATCCCCAGGAAAACCTCCAAGACCCATAAGAGAGCAGGATACGGGACATTGTATTTTTTTTGCAAAGTCATATAACTCCTTAGAAGCATTAGAACTTATAACTCCACCGCCTGCAAAGATAACTGGCTTTTTTGACGCTTTTATTAGATTAATAGCTTGAGATAAATCACCAGCTTCAGGCAAAATATCCCTAACAGTTTCAGTTAAAGGATAATGATCAATAATAGTATTTTGTATATCCTTTGGAATATCTATAAGTACAGGACCTGGACGACCAGTTGAGGCTATTTTAAAAGCTCTTCTTATAGTGTCTGAAAGGCTTTCAGGATCCTGTACAATGTAGTTTTCTTTAGTTATTGCCTTAGTTATACTTGTTATATCAACCTCCTGAAAAGAAGACTTTCCAAGATAGGATTTACCAACTTGCCCCGTAATAACTACTAGTGGTATTGAGTCACTAAAGGCAGTAGCAATTCCTGTAACTGTATTAGTAGCACCAGGCCCTGAGGTTGCTATTACAACACCGACTTTTCCAGTTGCTCTTGCATAACCATCAGCAGCGTGAGTGGCGCCTTGCTCATGAGCAGTTAATATATGTTTTATTTCTTTCTCATGGTATAAAGCGTCATATATTGGTAATACAGCTCCACCTGGATAACCGAAAATTACGTCAACTCCTTGTTCCTTTAGGCATTCTAATAGTACTTGCGCACCTGATAATTTCAATTTAAATCCCCCTTAATATTATAATGTGAACTAAAAAAGTATAAAAAAATAGACACAATGCCCTGGGGCGAGTGTCTGTTCGCGGTACCACCCAAAATTTTTCTTGTAGGAATAACGATCAATAGACCGGCACAGCTTACTGATTTCAGCCTGCAGCTCTAGGGTGATTTTCAACATACAATTGTCCGCAGGTTTTCAGCTGCCCCCGCTCTCTTTTGGATATCCTTATGTATACTAGTCCCTATCATAGCATTTAATTTAAAATAAAAAACAGCCATCCTTCCTGGGGCGAGGAGACTGTTTCGCGGTACCACCCAATTTATTACTTAATTTATATAACGGCTACATGCCGGCACAACCTACTTAATTCAGTCTGCAACTCCAGGGTGAGTTTCGGTATACAATTATCCGCAGGTTTTCAGCTGCCCCTGCTCTCTTTTGGACATCTCTTATACTTACTTTTCCCTTTCAAGGTTTTTCAAAACTAATATTTACGTATAAATATACTATCATCATAAAAATATGTCAATGATATTTTCTAAAAATTTTTATTTGTTTAATTTTTCATATGCTTTATTATAAATATAATATAATATTTTATGAATATTGATACTTTGAAAAATATATTTATACAGGTTGACAATTTAAAATTTTGGTGTTACGATTTTGGAAAAGTTGATAACACTTTTAAAATGCATTAATTTCTAAGTTATGCATTTATTTATTGCGTAGTATAGTTAGTGAAATTTAATCATGTATTAAGGCATATTCAAATAAATAACTATAATTCTAGGCAATAAGTATGGTATTCCGAAATTTGTAAAAAAATATAAAATATATTAAAAAAATAATTTTTTTATAAAAAATACAAATTAAAAGCTTTTTAATTGTGCGTCAAATGTAGTAAAATAATAAATAGTATCAGCTCATAAAAAATTTAAAAATTTTTTAAAATAAATTTAGGGGGCATTTTATAATGGCAAAAGTTTATTATGAACAAGATTGTAATTTAGGATTTTTAAAAGGAAAAAAGGTTGCTGTAATTGGTTATGGTAGCCAGGGCCACGCTCATGCGCTTAACTTGCATGAAAGTGGAGTTGATGTTATCGTTGGACTTTATAAAGGCAGCAAGTCTTGGGAAAAGGCGGAAGCAGCTGGCCTAAAAGTTACTACTTCTGAAGAAGCAGCAAAAGAAGCAGATATAATAATGATTCTTATAAATGATGAAAAGCAAGGTAAGCTTTATAAAGAATCAATAGAACCAAATCTAACTGAAGGAAAAGCATTAGTATTTGCACACGGATTTGCTATTCACTTTGGTCAAATAGTACCACCTAAAAATGTAGATGTATTCTTAATAGCTCCAAAGGGACCTGGTCATACAGTAAGAAGTCAGTTCCTAGAAGGAAAAGGAGTACCATGTCTTATCGGAATTCACCAGGATGCAACTGGAAAAGCTAGAGATATAGCACTTGCATATGCACTTGGAATTGGTGGAGCAAGAGCAGGAGTTATAGAAACTTCATTTAAAGAAGAAACTGAAACAGATCTTTTCGGTGAGCAAGCAGTATTGTGCGGCGGAGTAACTGCTCTTATAAGAGCTGGTTTCGAAACATTAGTTGAAGCAGGTTACCAACCAGAAATGGCTTATTTTGAATGTTGCCACGAAATGAAATTAATTGTAGACTTAATAAACCAAGGTGGACTTAACCTAATGAGATATTCTATCAGTGATACTGCAGAATACGGTGATTATGTTACTGGTGAAAAGATAATAACAGAAGATACTAAGAAGGCTATGAAAGGTGTATTAAAGGATATTCAACAAGGTGTGTTTGCAAGAAATTGGCTTTTAGAAAATCAAATTGGAAGACCATATTTCAATGCTAAAAAGAGAATGGATAGAGATCAACAATTGGAAACAGTTGGTGCTGAACTTAGAAAAATGATGTCTTGGAGCGATAAAGAAAAATTAGTATAAAACATAATTTAACATAATAAAAATATTTAAATATAGTATTTTCAGAAAACCAAGTTTAATAATTAAAAAATAAACTTGGTTTTTTAATATATTGAATATGTAAATTTATTAAATAATTAAAATATAAACATAATTATCAATTAAAGAGTTGGAATATACTGAATATTGAAATTATAAGAAAAATATAATACTATATTCTAGAGATCAATTGTTTTTGAAATAACCTATAGTTATAACAGACATAATTAATATGTATTTTAATTATACAATAGAAAAGTTTATAATAGTATATAGTGTAGTTTAGAATATAGTGGAAAACTGATTATTATATAAAATTATTATTAAATATAGTCTTAAACCCAAGGAGGAAAAGAAATATGAAAAAGGGCATGACAATGACGCAAAAGATAATAGCAGCGCATGCAGGTCTAGATTATGTTGAGGTAGGACAATTAGTAAATGCTAATGTAGATCTAGTTTTAGGTAATGATATTACCAGTCCTGTAGCTATTAAAGAATTTAGAAAATTAGGACTTGATAAAGTCTTTGATAAAAATAAAATAGCCTTAGTACCAGATCATTTTACACCTAATAAAGATATAAAGTCTGCTGAACATTGTAAAATGGTGAGAGAATTTGCACAGGAGATGGAAATAGTAAACTATTTTGAAGTGGGAGAAATGGGTATTGAGCATGCACTTTTACCTGAAAAAGGACTTACAATTCCTGGAGATATAGTTATAGGAGCAGATTCACATACCTGTACCTACGGAGCATTAGGGGCTTTTTCTACAGGAGTAGGTAGTACAGACATGGCTGTTGGAATGGCAACAGGAAAGGCTTGGTTTAAAGTACCAGAAGCAATAAAATTTGTTTTAAAGGGTAAGTTTAATAAATGGGTAAGTGGTAAGGACCTTATTCTTCACATAATTGGAATGATAGGGGTAGATGGTGCCCTTTATAAATCCATGGAATTTGTAGGAGAAGGCTTAAAAGAGATATCAATGGATGGTAGATTTACCATAGCAAACATGGCTATTGAAGCTGGAGCAAAAAATGGAATATTCCCAGTAGATGAAAAAGCTATAGAGTATATAGAGGGTAGAACAAATAGAGAATGGAAAATATTTGAGGCTGATGAGGATGCTGAATATTCAAGAGTAATTGAAATAGACTTAGGTGAAGTAAAGCCAACAGTTTCCTTCCCGCATTTGCCAGACAATACAAGAACTATAGACAATGTAGGAGATGTAAAAATAGACCAAGCTGTTATAGGTTCCTGTACTAATGGACGAATAGAGGATTTAAGAGTTACAGCAGAAATTTTAAAAGGTAGAAAAGTTAAAAAGGGAGTAAGACTTATAATACTTCCAGGAACCCAAAGTATATATCTTCAGGCTATAGAAGAAGGTCTTGCAAAAATATTTATTGAAGCTGGAGCAGTACTTAGTACGCCAACTTGCGGACCATGTCTTGGAGGGTATATGGGTATACTTGCAAAAGGTGAGAGAGCAATATCTACCACAAATAGAAACTTTGTAGGCAGAATGGGACATCCTGAAAGCGAAGTATATTTAGCTAGTCCGGCAGTAGCAGCAGCATCTGCATTAGCAGGAAAAATTGTTTCACCAGAGGAGGTATTATAATGGAGGCAAAGGGTAAAGTTTTAAGATATGGAGATAATGTTGATACAGACGTTATAATTCCTGCAAGATATTTAAATTCATCAGATCCAAAGGAACTTGCAAAACACTGTATGGAAGACCTGGATGTAAATTTCTTAGAAAAATTAAATAAAGGTGATATAGTAGTTGCAGACAAAAATTTTGGCTGTGGATCTTCAAGGGAGCACGCACCTATAGCACTAAAGGCAGCAGGAGTGTCTTGTGTTGTAGCTAAGAGTTTTGCAAGAATATTCTATAGAAATTCTATAAATATAGGTTTCCCAATACTTGAATGTGATGATGCTGTGGATGATGCAAAAGATGGACATGAACTTGAAGTTGATTTTACTACGGGCATAATAAAAAACATTACTTTAGGCAAAGAATATAAAGCTCAAGCTTATCCACAGTTTATGATAGATATTATGGAAAATGAAGGTTTGATAAATTGTGTTAAAAATGGAAGCTTCAAATAATAGAAATAGATACAATTCTGTTATTTTTGCAAATAAATATTAATAGCAATTTTGCTGATTATTGGTATGAATTTAAAGCCATATAAGCTTATAGTAGTAAGAATATTTAATTTCAGTGGAAGTAAGATAAAGTGAATATGCAGTATAAGGAGATTGATCATAGATGAATGAATTCAAAATTGCAGTTATACCTGGGGATGGAATAGGGCCAGATATTATGAGAGAAGCTGTAAAGGTAATGACTAAGGTTGGAAAAAAATACGATACGAAATTTGATTTTGTGGAAGTTAAGGCAGGTGGAGCTGCTATAGATGCCTATGGTAATCCACTTCCTAAAGAAACAATAGATGAATGTAAAAGCAGTACTGCTGTACTTTTAGGTGCTGTAGGAGGACCAAAATGGGATAATCTTGAAGGCTCCAAAAGGCCAGAAAGAGCTCTTCTTGGATTACGTGGTGCACTTGGATTATATGCAAATCTAAGACCTGCTAAGGTTTATAACGTATTAAAATCTGCATCACCTTTAAAAAATGAAATAATAGATGAAGGCGTTGATCTGTTAGTAGTAAGAGAGCTTATAGGCGGTATATATTTTGGTGACAGAGGTACCAAAGAGATAAATGGAGTAGAAACAGCTTATGACACAGAAAAATACAATGTAGATGAAGTTAAAAGAATAGCACATTCTGCTTTTAAAGCTGCCATGAAGAGGAAAAAGAAAGTTACTTCAGTGGATAAAGCCAATGTACTTGATGCATCAAGATTATGGAGGAAAACTGTAAACGAAGTAGCTAAAGAATATCCAGAGGTAGAATTAAATCATTTGTATGTTGATAACACCGCCATGCAGCTTGTTAGAAAGCCTTCCCAATTTGATGTTATATTAACAAACAATATATTTGGAGACATACTATCAGATGAAGCCTCTATGATAACGGGTTCCATAGGAATGCTGGCATCTTCAAGCATAAGAGAAGATAGCTTCGGAATGTATGAGCCTATACATGGTTCTGCACCAGATATAGCAGGACTAGATATAGCTAATCCTCTTGCACAGATACTTTCAGCTGCCATGCTTATGGAATATTCATTGAATATGTCAGAAGCAGCAAGAGATGTGGAAGCAGCAGTGGAAAAGGTATTAAATGCTGGATATAGAACAGCAGATATATATACTGAAGGAACTAAAAAAGTGGGAACTTCAGAAATGGGAAAATTAGTTCTTGAACAAATATAGATAAGAAAAATTATATTAAGCATATAATCACTATCAAAATTTATTCTTTAAAGTTTTGATAGTGATTTTTTATTTATACAGCTCCAATTTAACTAATTATCGAAATTAACATTTTTATTGCTACAGCTAGGGACATGCTTATAAATACAGGTTTTATTATCTTAGCACCTTTAAGTAAAGCAAGTCTTGTACCTAATTTTGCACCAAAAATCATGCAAATTGCTACGGGAATTGCTAAAACATAATTTACTTGTCCATGTACTGCAAATAATATGTACCTAAAGCTAATCTAGTAGGAAGCCCAACCAGTAAAAAAGCAGGAAGACTTATTAAACCACCGCCCCCAGCAATTGAATCTACAGCGGCTGCAATAAAACCGAATATGCACAATAATGCCAATGTACTTAGATTTATTTGAGTAGATATGTTTTTTGCAAGTGTAAGCACAGGATAATTATATAGTTGTAAAAGATACATGTTATTAAGACATCCTTTCTATGTAGTAAGCTATATATTATTTTAACATAATTATAAAAAGGAAGTAAGGGACATACTCCCACCTGTAGGAGGTGGGAGTATTCTACACAAAATATTTTGTACAATAGTAATTATTTTCTAGTTACCCGCCTTACTCTGGCTATCTTCCTGTAAAAACTTCTTCAGAAGATTGTGATTTAAAATATCATCAGAATACTGAAGTTCCTTAAGCGTTGTATTCTTTTTGGCATTCAAATCCGGATTAGAGGGAATAACCTTTTTATTGGCAATATTATAAAAGGTATTTGTCCAGGATACATAAAAAGTCTTTCCATCTGTAAAGGAACCATTTCTGAATTTTACGTCTCCCTCAGTACTGTTTAGCATATCTTTTCCAAGCATATATGTGTTAGGAAGATTATATAAATTAGCTATAGTAGGGAACAAATCTATTTGACCGGTATATAAATGATTTACTCCTTTGTTGGCATCCTCAGGGAAATGGATGAACATTGGAACCTTCTGGAGTTCATACCAATCTAAATCTGTTGGATTTTTAATACCCTCGAAATCATAGAGTGAAGGCATGTCATTTTTAGGGATAGCATAATGGTCTCCATATAACATAACAATAGAATTATTAAGCATGCCAGAGGCTTGAAGCTTATCTAAAAACATTCCAAGCTGTTGATCAGTATAATGTATTCCCTTAAGATAATCACCGAATAGAGTATTATTATATTTGCCTGTATTAAAGGTTCCTGTAGTACCCTTAGCATATCCTTTTACATCATCATAAGGATAATGGCTGCTTAAGGTTATGTTAAAAGCAAAATAAGGTTGAGAAAAAGTTTTTATTTTATCAAAGGCTTGGTTAAGGAAAGATTTATCGCTTAAACCAAGTCCCACATTCTCATTAAGGTTATATGTTCTTTCTCCATAAAAATCATCAAATTTTTCAGCCTTATACATTACATTTCTATTCCAAAAGCCTTCCTGAAAACCGTGTAATGCAGCAGTATAATATCCTTTATCATCCATTTCCTTAGCAAGAGAACTGTAGGAATCACCAGCATACATATAGTAAGCTGCACCAGAGGCTGCAGGATATAGTGAATTATTTGATAAGAACTCTGCATCTGAAGTATTTCCAGCTGCTACCTGGTAAAAGTAATTGTCAAAATACATACTTTTATTTATCCATCTATTGAGATTAGGGGTTATTTCTTGACCATTAATCTTTTGATTTATTACAAATTGCTGTAAAGCTTCTACCTGGATTACTATTAAATTCTTGCCAGCAGCCGCGCCCTTAAAATTTGTTCCCGTAGAGGAATTTTTCTTTTCAAGATAAGCTTTTATTTCATCTTGTCTCTCTTGAGGCAATTTCTGCATATTGGATACACTTGTCTTGATTACATTATAAGCGTCAAGTACATGAAAGTTTACTGTTCCAAGGTGCTGGGTGAGATAGATTCTGTTAAACATTGTAGATATAAGGTTTGGCTGCTCTACAGATAAGTCATAGATTTTTTTCGCATCTATAGAGGTAAAAATGGCAAATACTACTAGAAACATGGCAAATCTTTTGAAAAATTTTGGATTTGGTTTATCTACTCTCCTATAGAATCTTAGTAGTGGGATTAATATGAAAACATCTAAAAGATATAGGAAATCAGTAGGACTTATAAGTTGTTTTACACTGGCGCCAACGCCTCCTAAAAGAAAGCCGTTTCTCACAACTCCAAGAGATATTACATCTTTAAAATACCTATAATAAACAGTGTCCACAATTATAAGTAGGCTTATAATTATATTAAATATATAGAGAAGTCTTGTCCTAGTATTATTTTTAAAAATTAAAGCAATGCTTCCAAGAATAGCTACAGAAGATATGATAGCTGCACTAACATAAAAATAGCTAAAATATGTAGGGGAAATAGATTTATCGAAATTAAAGGCTTTTATTGATAATATAATTACAAAATAAATTATATCTAAATTATTAATGAAAAATTTTTTGATTTTTTCTGCAATGTTATTGTTTATGTACATTAGTATATGAACCCCCTATTAAAATAAACTATACAAAAGTATACTATTATAGTATAACTTTAAACTATGTATAGAATAAAAATAAAATGTAAAATATTTTGTAAATGAATATTTAGTAAATGAATATTTAGTAATATAATAATTCTTACATATTATAGTCAAAAAAATTAATAA from Clostridium pasteurianum BC1 includes:
- a CDS encoding DMT family transporter; translated protein: MKTKYFLAIILLSALWGFSFLFMKISSPEMGAIFTTNLRVLISAITLIIICCLNKCKISFLKMWREYFILGLLNAALPFALICTAELHITASLAAILNATTPTFTAIVSVIWSKEHLNMKKVLGLILGFLGVIVLVGLTSTHVSNIWIYALLSILAAFSYGFVGVYSSLKISKNVPPLNLAFGQQLAATIILLPFSILTLPKQVPSSRAIISVILLGILCTSIAYLIYFYLIREVGAVKTLSVTFLVPVFGIIWAALFLREKITIQNIIGLIIIAVSIILINNRIPYKKKIQTLENKVI
- a CDS encoding NCS2 family permease — encoded protein: MTNGEETQNKSFLESYFKLSENKTNPRTEIVAGITTFITMAYIIFVNPSILKLTGMDANAVFVATCIAAAVGTIIMALYANLPFAQAPGMGLNAFFTYTVCLTLHYTWQQALAAVFISGVLFIIITLTSIREKIVDALPQTLKFAISGGIGLFIALIGLKNGGIIVANEATLVGFGKLIEPSATLTLIGIVITAILMAKKVKGSILIGILVTTVIGIPLKITHPVPISQLVGLPPSIAPTFFKMDFGGLLGLGKAGVVGAIVSVLMVVITICLVDLFDTLGTLVGTAQKANMVDENGRVKNMPKALICDAVATTVGSIFGTSTVVTYVESTAGVAEGGRTGLTSLVVGVLFLFALFFSGLVGMVPAQATAPALVIVGVLMLGSIIKINFEDFTEAFPAFLTIVIMPFTYSIANGIAAGIISYPIVKLVTGKGKKVHPLIYILAVIFIIRFLILPE
- the ilvB gene encoding biosynthetic-type acetolactate synthase large subunit, with product MKLSGAQVLLECLKEQGVDVIFGYPGGAVLPIYDALYHEKEIKHILTAHEQGATHAADGYARATGKVGVVIATSGPGATNTVTGIATAFSDSIPLVVITGQVGKSYLGKSSFQEVDITSITKAITKENYIVQDPESLSDTIRRAFKIASTGRPGPVLIDIPKDIQNTIIDHYPLTETVRDILPEAGDLSQAINLIKASKKPVIFAGGGVISSNASKELYDFAKKIQCPVSCSLMGLGGFPGDDQLFLGMVGMHGTYTSNYAFSNCDLLIAIGSRFSDRVTGKVSSFVPNAKIIHIDIDASEFSKNLPEDVSIRGDVKTVLTTLISSLENKCESQWLEQINLWKKSHPLMYKKNTSVNPQILLDKLHKFTEGNCIVTTEVGQNQMWTAQFFKFLHARSFITSGGLGTMGFGLGAAIGACIGSGNKKVINVAGDGSFRMNCNELATLAKYKLPVIQLVLNNHVLGMVYQWQDMFYNKNFSQTVFDSTPDFCKLAAAYGIKSFKISSNDEIDAVLETALSLNEPVIIDCEILKEEKVLPIVPPGAANTDLIELED
- the ilvC gene encoding ketol-acid reductoisomerase, with the protein product MAKVYYEQDCNLGFLKGKKVAVIGYGSQGHAHALNLHESGVDVIVGLYKGSKSWEKAEAAGLKVTTSEEAAKEADIIMILINDEKQGKLYKESIEPNLTEGKALVFAHGFAIHFGQIVPPKNVDVFLIAPKGPGHTVRSQFLEGKGVPCLIGIHQDATGKARDIALAYALGIGGARAGVIETSFKEETETDLFGEQAVLCGGVTALIRAGFETLVEAGYQPEMAYFECCHEMKLIVDLINQGGLNLMRYSISDTAEYGDYVTGEKIITEDTKKAMKGVLKDIQQGVFARNWLLENQIGRPYFNAKKRMDRDQQLETVGAELRKMMSWSDKEKLV
- the leuC gene encoding 3-isopropylmalate dehydratase large subunit, whose protein sequence is MKKGMTMTQKIIAAHAGLDYVEVGQLVNANVDLVLGNDITSPVAIKEFRKLGLDKVFDKNKIALVPDHFTPNKDIKSAEHCKMVREFAQEMEIVNYFEVGEMGIEHALLPEKGLTIPGDIVIGADSHTCTYGALGAFSTGVGSTDMAVGMATGKAWFKVPEAIKFVLKGKFNKWVSGKDLILHIIGMIGVDGALYKSMEFVGEGLKEISMDGRFTIANMAIEAGAKNGIFPVDEKAIEYIEGRTNREWKIFEADEDAEYSRVIEIDLGEVKPTVSFPHLPDNTRTIDNVGDVKIDQAVIGSCTNGRIEDLRVTAEILKGRKVKKGVRLIILPGTQSIYLQAIEEGLAKIFIEAGAVLSTPTCGPCLGGYMGILAKGERAISTTNRNFVGRMGHPESEVYLASPAVAAASALAGKIVSPEEVL
- the leuD gene encoding 3-isopropylmalate dehydratase small subunit; translation: MEAKGKVLRYGDNVDTDVIIPARYLNSSDPKELAKHCMEDLDVNFLEKLNKGDIVVADKNFGCGSSREHAPIALKAAGVSCVVAKSFARIFYRNSINIGFPILECDDAVDDAKDGHELEVDFTTGIIKNITLGKEYKAQAYPQFMIDIMENEGLINCVKNGSFK
- the leuB gene encoding 3-isopropylmalate dehydrogenase — encoded protein: MNEFKIAVIPGDGIGPDIMREAVKVMTKVGKKYDTKFDFVEVKAGGAAIDAYGNPLPKETIDECKSSTAVLLGAVGGPKWDNLEGSKRPERALLGLRGALGLYANLRPAKVYNVLKSASPLKNEIIDEGVDLLVVRELIGGIYFGDRGTKEINGVETAYDTEKYNVDEVKRIAHSAFKAAMKRKKKVTSVDKANVLDASRLWRKTVNEVAKEYPEVELNHLYVDNTAMQLVRKPSQFDVILTNNIFGDILSDEASMITGSIGMLASSSIREDSFGMYEPIHGSAPDIAGLDIANPLAQILSAAMLMEYSLNMSEAARDVEAAVEKVLNAGYRTADIYTEGTKKVGTSEMGKLVLEQI